In Calliopsis andreniformis isolate RMS-2024a chromosome 6, iyCalAndr_principal, whole genome shotgun sequence, the genomic window AGgttaaatatgtataaatgaAGAATCTAACCTAAAATTATATTGACGCATTAATGTCTTGAAGTAGCTGTATTTGACAATTTTAAACGACCACATTAAAACAACTGAAATACATTTTGTTCTATTGTaacatttatttaataattaacgAATAAAATGAGGTACGCCCAACTTGTAATGGGACCAGCAGGTAGTGGGAAGGTACTGTTTTTCTTGCTGTTTAAATAATATAATGTGGATATGCATTCATTTCTATtcagattaaggaatgaggttgaACTAAAACTTTTGAAAAtgaattaacaataataatattataatgtgAATATGtaaagtttaatattttttttattagtcTACGTATTGTTCTATCATGCAACAACATGCAGCAGATGAAAGAAAAGTGGTAGAAGTAGTAAATTTAGATCCTGCAGCAGAATATTTTGATTATGAGGCTTTAGTTGATATAAGGGAATTAATTCAATTGGATGATGCTATGGAAGATAATGAATTAAGATTTGGACCTAATGGCGGACTTGTTTTTTGTATGGAGTAAGTTTAAAATTCAGTTCTTATAGCATCTGGATAATTTAGTTGAAAGTTAGCatacaattaaaaattttattcataGATACTTATTGGAAAATTCATCGTGGCTAGAAGAAAAATTGGGAGATGTGGATGATGATTACATTATTTTTGATTGTCCAGGCCAAATAGAATTATATACACATATGACAGTTATTCGTCAATTAATAATAATGTTGCAGAATCTCAATTTTCGTATCTGTGGAGTCTTTTTAGTTGATAgtcaatttatgattgatggaTCAAAATTTTTATCAGGCACAATGGCTGCTCTTAGTGTAATGATTAATTTAGAACTACCACACATTAATATTCTTAGTAAAATGGACTTATTATCAAAAAGTGCAAGAAAACAATTAGATAAATACTTAGAACCCGATCCTCATAGTTTACTAACAGATATGGAAAAGGATTCTTGGAATGAAAAATATAGATGTCTCACAGAGGCCATTGGAAGACTCATAGAAGATTATAGTTTAGTACGTTTTTATCCTCTAAATATAAAAGATGAAGAGAGCATTGCTGATATCAAATTAACAATAGACAATATTATTCAGTATGGAGAAGATGCTGATGTTAGGATCAAAGATTTTGAAGAACCTGATGAGGATAATGAGAAAGATGTAAACTGtgacataaatgcataaaattacttcatttaataaaatattatttaaaaatgttcattcataattcattttattcgtCAATGGGATGGGAAATGAAATGAAGTTAATAAACTTGTCTTATTAATTTATACATCATTAACTTATGTATATAATGAAATATGCACAATATAAAGTTTCACCGTTCCAAATGTGCATTTATCGTATTAAATACAAACGTAAGACAGCCAAAAGTTAATGTTGAACCATGAGCAATAATAGCACTTCCTTCCCAACCTTCTTCTAAATGgtctgtattttttattttagactTTGTCAAATTACATTTACATAGTACGTGTTTTCTTTCTGTTTGCTCTTGAGAAAATAAAACTTTTTCTTTGATAATGGTTTTTACTGCTTCTGTTGTTTCTTGTCC contains:
- the LOC143180767 gene encoding GPN-loop GTPase 3; the protein is MRYAQLVMGPAGSGKSTYCSIMQQHAADERKVVEVVNLDPAAEYFDYEALVDIRELIQLDDAMEDNELRFGPNGGLVFCMEYLLENSSWLEEKLGDVDDDYIIFDCPGQIELYTHMTVIRQLIIMLQNLNFRICGVFLVDSQFMIDGSKFLSGTMAALSVMINLELPHINILSKMDLLSKSARKQLDKYLEPDPHSLLTDMEKDSWNEKYRCLTEAIGRLIEDYSLVRFYPLNIKDEESIADIKLTIDNIIQYGEDADVRIKDFEEPDEDNEKDVNCDINA